In Mucinivorans hirudinis, the DNA window CCACCCAAGAGTGGTATCTTCCGACAATCATTTCGTCTATACCATTAAATAGCAGCGAGTCAGGCTCGCATTTTATCTTTGTACCCACTCCGTGTGCGACAACAAGAAGGTTTCTTAGTTGCGCTCCATAGTACTGACAAATAGCCTGATAACCAAGACATATACCCAAAATAGGTTTGGTGTGCTCATACCGTTTCAAAATCTGCTCCATAACCGGAAAATCCTGAGGAACTCCCGCGCCGGGCGAAAAAATAACACGACTATAACACTCAACACACTCAATATCAAGGCTCTTACTATCTCTCACTTCAATCTCCTCACACGTTGCCCTGCCAATGAGCGCAACAAGGTTATAGGTAAATGAATCGTTGTTATCAACTAATAAAATCATAGGGCAAATAAATGTGGTTTGAATAAAACGGGGTTGTGCAATAGATAAGTATTGAAAAATAATTAATTAATAACCCTTTTTCAATACTTACTTATGCACAACCCCGCGAAATAGTTTGTTCGCCGACTATTCTTCGATTATCAATCGCAAGCCCACGTTCCAAACCTTTTGGTAGGGAACAAAGCCGCGACGCGATGCGACGGTCGCTTTCTTTGTGCGGTCATACCAAGAGCCACCCTTGACAACCTTGCGCGTAGCATCAAAATCAGACTTAGTCCACTCAGCAACATTGCCGTTGATGTCATACAATCCCCAAGGACTCGGCTTATATGTGCCGCTTTCGCCCATCAACATTTTGCCATCATTAACAGACTCATCCTTAGGAATATAATTCAAATATGGATATATCGGGTCTGTCTTTTTCATCGGTTGTGGGTCTACGCCCGACACTGCCATTTTGGTGAGATTCCAATCCGCAAGATTTTCATAAGGACTGAAATCCGTGTTTTTATTACCAAACCAGAAGTCCGAATCCGAACCTGCGCGTGCCG includes these proteins:
- a CDS encoding Anthranilate synthase, amidotransferase component; translated protein: MILLVDNNDSFTYNLVALIGRATCEEIEVRDSKSLDIECVECYSRVIFSPGAGVPQDFPVMEQILKRYEHTKPILGICLGYQAICQYYGAQLRNLLVVAHGVGTKIKCEPDSLLFNGIDEMIVGRYHSWVAELLPAELRATAVDDKGLIMGVEHITKRVCGVQFHPESYITENGLSIINNFLYGVH